GCCCTGTTCCCGGTATTTCCGCATCCAGATCTTTAATCGCCCCACATCTTGAATCCCCAGCTCTTCAGCAATCTTTGCCTTGGGAATGCCCTGAAGCCTCATTTCCACTGCCTTCTTTTTCAGTTCAAAGCTATATGTCTTGAATTTCTGTCCTTTTCTTGCCACGAAAATCACCCCTTAAAGTAATTTTCACAGGGGTGTTTTCCTGTGTCTACTTTAAGGGGTGCACTTCACCGTCCGCAGGGTTTTTTGCGTCGTGTTCCGATGACGAAGGGCCGTTTTCTGGAGATACCGACCGGAAAAGAAGGAAGGCAGGGACCCGGAGGCTTTTCAGAACGGGACGGGCGCTTCAAAAGCCGTTGAAGGGGCGGGCGGTTCGCGAGCGCAGGCCGGTGATCGTCGCGGGATTGAGCTCTTCCGCCGCGGTATCCGGCATGTGGGGCCGGGGACGAGGCGCGAGAGCACCCGTTTCGGCGGCGGAAGGTTTTCTCAGATCGCAGGGGTCCGGTGAGAATGGCCGGCTCCGGACACGCCATGCACCGGGCCGGCGGTGGAATTTCCCCGGAGTTCGGCGGCACGACCGCCGCGATTTTCCCTCCTCCCCTTGAGGCGGAGGAGACATGGCCGATGGCCGCCGCCGGGATTTTCAGCGGGTTTTTTTGCGGGCGGAATGCCTCACCGCCGACGCCGTCCGCGACAAAAATTTTTGATCCCGGCCGCTCCGCGGTTTTTTCATATTGAGCACTTTTTCTTAGACCAGTAAGATGAATCCGTTCAAATGCCGGGAAAAAACGGATTTTCGCGAGACGTTTCATCAAGCTCCCCCGGGAGCGGAAGCGTTTGACGAAAGGCGGAACACGTCGGGGTGTGAAAAATTTCGGAAGCGAGTCCATGCGGTTTTTTCGTTTCGATGCGGAAATCCGGCACATGATTAAGCGGTTTGGAAGACGGAAGGTGGGGGGTTCGCGAATTGTTCGCTCGGAGGGGCTCTTCCAGGAGGGGTGCATGCATTTTGATCCGGCGGTGTCATCGGTTTTCATCCGGCAGGGGTGAATCAGCTGTTTCTGGTGGTGTCGGGAAGCGGTCGGGTGCGCGGCGAAGCATCCGACAGGGTTCCGATCCGCGCGGGTGAGGCGGTTTTTTGGGAGGCCGGCGAAGGACACGAATCGGGAACGGAGACGGGCATGACCGCCATCGTCATCGAAGGCTCCGTTCTGAATCCGGCCTGAAGGGCCGGTGACGGTGGATGGCTTCGGGTGCATGCCGCTTCGTTTCGCCGCATGCAGCGGCGCTCCGCGGCAAACCTCCCGCCGTCGGGTTCCGATTTCAGGCTGTTCCTAAGGAAAAGGTGCAAAAGAAAAGAGCCGGAGAGGACTCTCCGGCTTGGAAAGTGGCGTCCGATCACGCGCGGAGGCATCACCCGCTGACCGCCGCTTCCTCCTCGTGCAGCAGGCGCCACAGCCGCTCTTTGCACCGGAGGAAGGGTTCCTGGGTGACCATCCGGCGGGAGCGGGGGCGGGGGAGATCGACGGTGACGATCTCCTTCACCCGGGCGGGGCGGGGGGTGAGGACATAGATCCGGTCCGACAGGTAGATCGCCTCGTCGATGCTGTGGGTGATCAGGCCGATGGTGTGCCCCAACCGGTCCCGGATGCTCAAAAGCCAGTCCTGCATCTGTTCCCGGGTCAGGGCGTCCAGGGAGCCGAAGGGTTCATCCAAAAGCCAGAGATCCCGTCCGGTCACCGCCGTCCGCAGGAGGGCGGCCCGCTGCCGCATGCCCCC
The sequence above is drawn from the Planifilum fulgidum genome and encodes:
- a CDS encoding transposase, which encodes MIFVARKGQKFKTYSFELKKKAVEMRLQGIPKAKIAEELGIQDVGRLKIWMRKYREQG
- a CDS encoding cupin domain-containing protein, with translation MNQLFLVVSGSGRVRGEASDRVPIRAGEAVFWEAGEGHESGTETGMTAIVIEGSVLNPA